From a single Miscanthus floridulus cultivar M001 chromosome 8, ASM1932011v1, whole genome shotgun sequence genomic region:
- the LOC136468964 gene encoding xyloglucan endotransglucosylase protein 7-like, with product MWQSHCIASLAALCLSLMAISPATSDMADSVDMMWGNTQVLYDSSGRQMVSLSLDCWTTSAFRSKSKYLFGRFDIDIKLVPKDSAGTVTTVYMVTEGPWQYHDEIDLEFLGNTTGEPYTLHTNIYARGKGDREMQYRLWFDPTEDFNTYSIIWNPHMILILVNGVPIRRMRNQMRDDTPFPLYQPMRLYASIWDADEWATQGGRIKTDWSHGPFTAFFRNYTANACVPYNRAWICGQDSGDSSWFNQELDEEGQQKLNDVNAKNKIYDYCTDPRRFANGYPPECGSQ from the exons ATGTGGCAGTCCCACTGCATAGCCTCTCTAGCGGCTCTCTGTCTCAGCCTGATGGCCATCTCTCCAGCAACCAGCGACATGGCTGATAGCGTTGACATGATGTGGGGCAACACACAGGTGCTCTATGATAGCTCCGGCCGCCAAATGGTGTCACTCTCCCTCGACTGCTGGACCACCTCTGCGTTCCGCTCCAAGAGCAAGTACCTCTTTGGGAGGTTCGACATTGACATCAAGCTTGTCCCCAAGGACTCAGCTGGCACTGTCACCACAGTATAT ATGGTAACAGAGGGGCCATGGCAATACCACGACGAGATTGACCTTGAGTTCCTGGGGAACACCACCGGTGAACCATACACCCTGCACACTAACATCTATGCAAGAGGGAAAGGTGACCGAGAGATGCAGTATCGTCTTTGGTTTGATCCTACTGAAGACTTCAACACCTACTCAATCATATGGAACCCGCATATGATCCT AATACTTGTTAACGGCGTACCAATCCGGCGGATGAGGAATCAGATGAGGGATGATACCCCCTTCCCACTCTACCAGCCTATGAGGTTGTATGCCAGCATCTGGGACGCTGACGAATGGGCAACCCAGGGCGGACGCATCAAAACTGACTGGTCCCATGGGCCCTTCACAGCCTTCTTCCGGAACTACACCGCCAACGCTTGTGTCCCTTACAATAGAGCCTGGATTTGTGGCCAGGATTCCGGTGATAGCAGTTGGTTCAACCAGGAGTTGGATGAGGAGGGGCAGCAAAAACTGAATGATGTCAATGCTAAAAACAAGATATATGACTACTGCACTGACCCGAGGAGGTTTGCTAACGGATACCCTCCAGAATGTGGGTCGCAGTAG